In Microbacterium foliorum, the following proteins share a genomic window:
- a CDS encoding MFS transporter encodes MTFPIPTASARPRTALHPWLAMIPLLLGILIGALAISSMSTALPAIRGDLALSDSGALWLVDIYALSLAATLIIAARIGDAFGRKRIVLAGLAGFAVLNLVGGFAHDGMLLIVVRALLGVAEAFVVAGVVATIGAHYHARQRVLAYGLWTATFGAGSALGPVLGGLVTEGPGWRWLLLGSVPLAVAAGVLAIWLVPDSRSSRRPSWDILSIVSSIVALGALVFALHEVLAAPVAAGIAGVLAVGTLVFFIRRQRALAEPLIDMRLFRVPGFSPAIVRIVASGGVSTASVLLVSLHLQDARGFSAAEAGIAILPQAVAIALGGVLAPLFLRWLSSPTLTVLALVVQGAGLVWLSTGVDLVAFPLVLVGVGFGVAATLAATTLFDVTTEDDAGQVGAIQEVGFALGGGLGIAVLGTIAVIAGSRGFVVALLIAAGAVVAAALLPLCRRTAPHPVYH; translated from the coding sequence GTGACCTTCCCGATTCCCACGGCATCCGCTCGACCGCGCACCGCCCTGCATCCGTGGCTCGCCATGATCCCGCTGCTTCTCGGCATCCTGATCGGGGCGCTCGCGATCAGCAGCATGTCGACCGCGCTGCCGGCGATCCGCGGCGACCTCGCCCTCAGCGACAGCGGTGCGCTGTGGCTCGTCGACATCTATGCGCTCTCGTTGGCGGCGACCCTGATCATCGCCGCCCGGATCGGCGACGCGTTCGGTCGCAAGCGGATCGTGCTCGCAGGACTCGCGGGCTTCGCCGTGCTCAATCTGGTGGGCGGATTCGCTCACGACGGGATGCTGCTGATCGTCGTGCGCGCGCTGCTCGGCGTCGCCGAAGCCTTCGTGGTCGCGGGCGTCGTCGCCACGATCGGGGCGCACTATCACGCACGGCAGCGCGTGCTGGCCTACGGACTGTGGACTGCGACCTTCGGTGCGGGCAGCGCACTCGGCCCCGTGCTCGGCGGGCTCGTCACCGAGGGGCCGGGATGGCGGTGGCTGCTGTTGGGCAGTGTGCCGCTCGCGGTCGCCGCCGGTGTGCTCGCGATCTGGCTCGTGCCTGATTCCCGCAGCTCCCGGCGACCGTCGTGGGACATCCTCAGCATCGTGTCGTCGATCGTCGCGCTCGGCGCCCTCGTCTTCGCCCTGCACGAGGTGCTCGCAGCCCCCGTCGCCGCGGGCATTGCCGGTGTGCTCGCGGTCGGCACGCTCGTGTTCTTCATCCGACGCCAGCGCGCCCTCGCCGAACCCCTCATCGACATGCGGCTCTTCCGAGTCCCCGGCTTCAGCCCTGCGATCGTGCGCATCGTGGCGAGCGGCGGTGTGTCGACGGCATCCGTTCTGCTGGTGAGCCTGCACCTGCAGGATGCCAGGGGGTTCAGCGCGGCGGAAGCCGGCATCGCGATTCTTCCGCAGGCCGTGGCGATCGCGCTCGGCGGAGTGCTCGCGCCCCTGTTCCTGCGGTGGCTGAGCTCGCCCACGCTCACAGTGCTCGCCCTCGTGGTGCAGGGCGCGGGGCTCGTCTGGCTGTCGACCGGAGTCGATCTCGTCGCGTTCCCGCTCGTGCTGGTCGGAGTGGGGTTCGGGGTCGCAGCGACGCTGGCCGCGACCACGCTCTTCGACGTGACGACCGAAGACGACGCCGGTCAGGTGGGGGCGATCCAGGAGGTCGGCTTCGCGCTCGGCGGCGGCCTCGGCATCGCGGTGCTCGGCACGATCGCCGTCATCGCCGGGTCTCGAGGTTTCGTCGTCGCCCTGCTCATCGCAGCCGGGGCGGTCGTCGCCGCGGCACTCCTGCCACTGTGTCGGCGCACAGCTCCCCACCCCGTCTACCACTGA